From the Pseudorasbora parva isolate DD20220531a chromosome 2, ASM2467924v1, whole genome shotgun sequence genome, the window TGAATGTGGCTAAATCTTCATCCGTTTGATAATGGATATCTAGGGTTATTTGTCTATTTCTGTAATCCCAGTCCATTGTAGGAGTTGCTGGTGGAGCAACAAGAGCTGCATTAACTGTCCATCAAGCTCGTAGAAACAACATGGCTGATATCTCTGCCAAAGATGGGAGCCAGGTTATCATTCACTTTCTCTTATATGCTAAATAATAatttgctctttttttaatttatttttttccctcaaAAATTCCCTCTTAGTAaggaaatgtgttattttgtgtCAGTGGTGTCATGTATAAGTGTAACATTTTCTCTGCCTTTCTTTCCTGGTAAGGAAACCCTTGTGAACCTGGCAGGACTGCTGGTCAGCCTGGCGCTCATCCCACTTGTGACAGATAACCCATTGTGAGTAACACCCTGATAGCTAAGCCACACTGTAAATGAAGTGTTTACCAGATACTgatttgtgctttttttatgCAGGTTGACATTCATCCTGTTCTTCCTGTTCACTGTTCTCCACCTTTTTGCCAATTACAAAGCTGTTCGTTCTGTTGTTATGGAAACTCTTAATGAGGCTCGCTTGTCCATAGTCCTCCATCGGTACCTGCTGAATGGTCAACTGCTCAGTCCAGTGGAGGCCAATCAGAGGGAGCCTGTGTTCTTGTGTATGGCCTTAACCTAATCACCTTCCTTGTTTAAGGATTAATGTGATTACAGTCAGTCATTTACACATCTAATCAACAAAATCATTTTACTTTGCAGCGCTTGGAAGGACAGTTCCTATCAAGTTAGGTGTGAGGCTTGGAGACATTGTTCAAGAGTGCGTTCATCTGCTTTTAAACCGagttttataaaaatgtattaaaagaaATATTGTGAAAACACTAGTGGCTGTTAAAATTGCATCTTTATGACTTTAGGCCAGGAGAACTACAGCTGACGTTGAAAAATAACAGCAAACCGTATCTCATTGGAATCAAAAATGGTACAACAAACTCCCAGTTTTTCTGTACAAGTAGAGGTAGACATAATACAATTGTCAAAAATTATGCAAATAGGGTCAATTTATGCCTAACTGTTATTCAGGCAAAACAATGACAGATTtgttggatgttttttttttttttttttgccaggtACTGTCTGTGTTTGTCTGGCAAGTGATGCATCTGTGCATGATGAAATAATGGCGGCATGTCAGGCCTTGTGTCTCCGTAATGTGCTACACAACGATTCCTCTCTGGGTGGTGCACTCAAACAGCTCTCAAACACTAAGGGTGAGCACTTCAATTGTTCAGTTGTGTTCTGTCCCAGAATAGCACTTGCTGATTGAGAGATGAGCCTCTTTTCTGACACTGGGTTTTATTTTTCAGACCCATGGGAGTTAGTATCACAGAGTCATAAGATGATTGATCAAATTTTCCATACATTTCTAAAAGGTATGAGTAATGCATGTTGTAATAAGGaacattttatttgcatttagagACTAAATAAATATTGTAGTAAATTCTGCTTCTCTCTGTTAGAACTGGATCAAGCGAAGTGGCAGACAGACCGGACACTATTGGACTGGAATGAGTGGCGTGTGGAATGGAGGAAAAAGAGAGACTGAAGCAAATTGTTATATAAGAAATGGACAATGTTTTTGTTTCAACTGATATTCACTTTGAAACATCTGTTCTTAATTACTTGCCAGAGCTCAGCTGCAGAACTGAAAGATTTAtttgtgtaataaatatatactaTACAAATAAACCCAATGAGGACAACAGGGTTGGAGTAGTGAGTGATCACATGTTCCTATACAGTCAACAACAAAGCCTCACCAACCTGTGGGGGAAAACAAAACTACATGTAAGAAATTTCTAACAGTttttgaaaaggaaaaaaatagacgtttgaggtcagtaaaagaaaaatatttgaaagataTGCTTTCATTCACCAAAGACGCATTTAATAGCTCAGAGACAGACAGCAACattctatttttttaatgtagttttttatttttataatactgGAATACTCAAAGAATACTGAGAAAAAATATCACTGTCCGCaaaaatattcaacatttaagataataaatgtttcttgaacagcaaatcatcatcatcataaaatgatttctgaaggc encodes:
- the rusf1 gene encoding RUS1 family protein C16orf58 homolog; amino-acid sequence: MAEMDCEGVIATERYGSQESWKYLLKDRKIKRQKDAMDGKLAGNSISGLFKSVFLPQGYPESVSEDYLQYQFWDTVQAFSSSLSGTLATQASLRGVGVGNQEATVAAATITWLLRDGTGMLGRILFAWLKGNKLDSEAKKWRLFADILNDLAMFMEIAAPHFPPFFILIVCIAGIFKSIVGVAGGATRAALTVHQARRNNMADISAKDGSQETLVNLAGLLVSLALIPLVTDNPLLTFILFFLFTVLHLFANYKAVRSVVMETLNEARLSIVLHRYLLNGQLLSPVEANQREPVFLSLGRTVPIKLGVRLGDIVQEPGELQLTLKNNSKPYLIGIKNGTVCVCLASDASVHDEIMAACQALCLRNVLHNDSSLGGALKQLSNTKDPWELVSQSHKMIDQIFHTFLKELDQAKWQTDRTLLDWNEWRVEWRKKRD